A DNA window from Buttiauxella agrestis contains the following coding sequences:
- the rplR gene encoding 50S ribosomal protein L18: MDKKSARIRRATRARHKLKELGATRLVIHRTPRHIYAQVIAPNGSEVLVAASTVEKAIAEQLKYTGNKDAATAVGKAVAERALEKGITKVSFDRAGFQYHGRVQALADAARDAGLQF, translated from the coding sequence ATGGATAAGAAATCTGCTCGTATCCGTCGTGCGACCCGCGCACGTCACAAGCTCAAAGAACTGGGTGCGACTCGTCTGGTGATTCACCGTACGCCTCGTCATATTTATGCACAGGTTATCGCACCGAACGGTTCAGAAGTCCTGGTAGCTGCATCTACTGTAGAGAAAGCTATCGCTGAGCAACTGAAGTACACTGGAAATAAAGACGCCGCTACAGCTGTGGGTAAAGCTGTTGCAGAGCGCGCACTGGAAAAAGGTATTACGAAAGTATCCTTTGACCGTGCTGGTTTCCAATATCATGGTCGTGTCCAGGCACTGGCAGATGCTGCCCGTGATGCTGGCCTTCAGTTCTAA
- the rpsE gene encoding 30S ribosomal protein S5 encodes MAHIEKQAGELQEKLIAVNRVSKTVKGGRIFSFTALTVVGDGNGRIGFGYGKAREVPAAIQKAMEKARRNMINVALNHGTLQHPVKGVHTGSRVFMQPASQGTGIIAGGAMRAVLEVAGVHNVLAKAYGSTNPINVVRATIDGLANMKSPEMVAAKRGKSVEEILG; translated from the coding sequence ATGGCTCACATCGAAAAACAAGCTGGCGAACTGCAGGAAAAGCTGATCGCGGTAAATCGCGTATCTAAAACCGTTAAAGGTGGTCGTATTTTCTCCTTCACTGCTCTGACAGTGGTTGGCGATGGTAACGGTCGCATTGGTTTTGGTTACGGAAAAGCGCGTGAAGTTCCAGCAGCTATCCAGAAAGCGATGGAAAAAGCCCGTCGCAACATGATTAACGTCGCGCTGAACCACGGCACCCTGCAGCACCCTGTTAAAGGTGTGCATACAGGATCTCGTGTGTTCATGCAGCCGGCTTCCCAGGGTACCGGTATTATTGCCGGTGGTGCAATGCGCGCCGTTCTGGAAGTCGCTGGAGTTCATAACGTTTTGGCTAAAGCATATGGTTCCACCAACCCGATTAACGTGGTTCGTGCAACTATTGATGGCCTGGCGAATATGAAGTCTCCGGAAATGGTCGCTGCCAAGCGTGGTAAATCCGTTGAAGAAATTCTGGGGTAA
- the rpmD gene encoding 50S ribosomal protein L30, giving the protein MAKTIKITQTRSAIGRLPKHKATLLGLGLRRIGHTVEREDTPAVRGMVNAVSYMVKVEE; this is encoded by the coding sequence ATGGCAAAGACTATTAAAATTACACAAACCCGCAGTGCGATCGGTCGTTTGCCGAAACACAAGGCAACGCTGCTTGGCCTGGGTCTGCGTCGTATTGGCCACACCGTAGAGCGCGAGGATACTCCTGCTGTACGTGGTATGGTCAACGCGGTTTCCTACATGGTTAAAGTTGAGGAGTAA
- the rplO gene encoding 50S ribosomal protein L15, whose amino-acid sequence MRLNTLSPAEGSKHASKRLGRGIGSGLGKTAGRGHKGQNSRSGGGVRRGFEGGQMPLYRRLPKFGFTSRKAMITGEIRLSDLAKVEGDVVDLNTLKAANIIGIQIEFAKVILSGEVSRPVTVRGLRVTKGARAAIEAAGGKIEE is encoded by the coding sequence ATGCGTTTAAATACTCTGTCTCCGGCCGAAGGGTCTAAGCACGCTTCCAAGCGTCTGGGTCGTGGTATCGGTTCTGGCCTCGGTAAAACCGCTGGTCGTGGTCACAAAGGTCAGAACTCTCGTTCTGGCGGTGGCGTACGTCGCGGTTTTGAAGGTGGTCAGATGCCGTTGTACCGTCGTCTGCCGAAGTTTGGTTTCACCTCTCGCAAAGCAATGATCACCGGTGAGATTCGTCTCTCTGATCTGGCGAAAGTTGAAGGCGACGTAGTTGACCTGAACACGCTGAAAGCAGCAAACATTATCGGTATTCAGATTGAATTCGCGAAAGTGATTCTGTCTGGCGAGGTTTCTCGTCCGGTAACTGTTCGCGGCCTGCGTGTCACTAAAGGCGCTCGTGCTGCTATCGAAGCTGCTGGCGGTAAAATCGAGGAATAA